A stretch of [Clostridium] scindens DNA encodes these proteins:
- a CDS encoding phosphatidylserine decarboxylase: MMKYIDRDGKETIEESGQDRLLRHLYTSRLGRILLKAMIRPEISRLGGWLLEQSWSRCLIGPFVRKNGIDLSCCLRQEFSSYNDFFTRKLKPQYRMPQGDEETLTSPCDGKLSVYPIKSGRSGEGAFVIKDTPYTIESLLRSRRLAERYDGGWAFVFRLTVDDYHRYCYIDEGRKSRNIRIPGVFHTVNPVANDMVPIYKENTREYSLLKSRHFKTVLMMEVGALMVGRITNYHQACEVKRGQEKGRFEFGGSTVILLFQENAVHPNEQLVLNTARGYETIVKMGERIGESV, from the coding sequence ATGATGAAATATATTGACAGAGACGGAAAAGAGACGATAGAAGAATCCGGCCAGGACAGACTGCTTCGGCATCTGTATACCAGCCGGCTGGGAAGAATTCTCCTGAAAGCCATGATACGTCCGGAGATATCCCGATTAGGGGGCTGGCTTCTGGAGCAATCCTGGTCCCGATGTCTGATCGGGCCATTTGTGAGAAAAAACGGGATTGATCTTTCCTGCTGCCTGAGGCAGGAATTCTCGTCCTATAATGATTTCTTTACCAGAAAGCTAAAGCCGCAGTATCGTATGCCTCAGGGAGATGAAGAGACGCTGACCAGCCCTTGTGACGGGAAGTTAAGCGTTTATCCTATCAAAAGCGGAAGGTCAGGAGAAGGCGCATTTGTGATTAAGGATACGCCCTATACGATTGAGAGCCTGCTCCGTTCCAGGAGGCTTGCAGAACGGTATGATGGCGGATGGGCCTTCGTGTTCCGGCTTACGGTGGACGACTATCACAGATACTGCTATATTGACGAAGGAAGAAAATCCCGTAACATTCGTATCCCCGGGGTCTTTCATACTGTTAATCCAGTGGCCAATGATATGGTTCCTATCTACAAAGAGAATACCAGGGAGTATTCTCTTTTAAAAAGCCGGCATTTCAAGACAGTGCTTATGATGGAAGTAGGCGCCCTGATGGTAGGGCGCATCACCAACTATCATCAGGCCTGTGAAGTAAAGCGGGGCCAGGAGAAAGGACGGTTCGAATTCGGGGGCTCCACGGTGATACTGCTGTTTCAGGAAAACGCGGTGCATCCAAATGAGCAGCTGGTTTTGAATACGGCCAGGGGATATGAGACGATCGTAAAGATGGGGGAACGAATTGGGGAATCTGTATAA
- a CDS encoding amidohydrolase family protein, whose product MDKLTYIICGKLYNGIDAEFKENYKILVKNDLIEAVGPDIPQPESAEVIDLSDATVTPGMIDAHMHMDYIDWHTIREEVYTTSEEAKTLAIVRTAQKTLSRGFTTVRHPGGITSNGLGVLDVKRAIENGYITGSRIVAAPRFLCGAGSHGDLSQGFSRNPELSNMLQNIRLTLGAGKDFFVNAVREEIKYGADFIKIMATGGFFTPNDNPSQQQLNDEELQAIMNTAHEWGKTVTAHVYSVDHMQKLIKYGIDGMEHCSLMDEETAQMIIDHDVYVVPTFCPYEEAVHYDPVMIQTKQKEYRIKLEYYKDALQAGREVIKNCKCKLGYGTDMVATHQNYESGYEFKAWMESGMGTFRTLHAATQVNSEILQLEDKIGTLEPGKYADIAAWKRDLMTDPYALLDCAFVMKEGVVYPTERCEELTD is encoded by the coding sequence ATGGATAAATTAACCTATATTATTTGTGGAAAATTATATAATGGAATCGACGCAGAATTTAAAGAGAACTATAAGATCTTGGTAAAAAACGATTTGATAGAAGCCGTAGGGCCGGATATTCCGCAGCCAGAGTCGGCAGAGGTCATTGACCTTTCGGATGCCACGGTCACGCCGGGAATGATCGATGCCCATATGCATATGGACTATATTGACTGGCATACCATTCGGGAAGAAGTCTACACTACCTCGGAAGAGGCTAAGACGCTGGCAATCGTAAGAACTGCGCAGAAGACCTTATCAAGAGGTTTTACGACGGTCAGGCATCCGGGCGGAATCACATCCAACGGACTGGGGGTCCTGGATGTAAAGAGGGCGATCGAAAATGGATATATTACAGGTTCCAGAATTGTAGCGGCACCGAGGTTCTTATGCGGAGCAGGAAGCCACGGCGACCTGTCACAAGGATTTTCAAGGAATCCGGAACTGTCCAATATGCTGCAGAACATCCGGCTTACGCTGGGAGCAGGAAAAGACTTTTTTGTCAATGCCGTTCGGGAAGAGATTAAGTATGGCGCGGACTTCATCAAAATTATGGCTACAGGCGGATTCTTTACTCCGAATGACAACCCATCCCAGCAGCAGTTAAATGATGAAGAACTTCAGGCGATCATGAATACCGCCCATGAATGGGGCAAGACGGTAACTGCCCATGTATACAGCGTGGATCATATGCAGAAACTGATCAAGTACGGAATTGATGGCATGGAGCACTGCTCTTTGATGGATGAAGAGACGGCCCAGATGATAATTGATCATGATGTCTATGTAGTTCCTACCTTCTGTCCGTATGAGGAGGCCGTGCACTATGATCCTGTGATGATACAGACCAAGCAGAAGGAATACAGGATCAAGCTGGAATATTATAAGGATGCTCTTCAGGCAGGCCGTGAAGTAATTAAGAACTGCAAGTGCAAGCTTGGGTATGGAACAGATATGGTTGCGACCCACCAGAACTATGAGAGCGGATACGAGTTCAAGGCATGGATGGAAAGCGGGATGGGAACCTTTAGGACGCTGCATGCCGCGACCCAGGTGAATTCCGAGATCCTTCAGCTGGAAGATAAGATTGGCACGCTTGAGCCGGGAAAATATGCGGATATCGCTGCATGGAAGAGAGACTTGATGACAGATCCATATGCGCTTCTTGACTGTGCTTTTGTCATGAAGGAAGGAGTCGTATATCCGACGGAACGCTGCGAAGAACTGACGGATTAG
- a CDS encoding MerR family transcriptional regulator has product MQKFNNPCIKTGDFARLCNTNKRTLFHYDDIGLLKPAYTDEKGYRYYSESQCDVFFTITCLREIGMPLKDIKMYIDHRNPDKLKVLLEEQHQRVCAELEHLKRIDQVIKTKISLVDLSRTPKVQTPASPVSIEEMPEEYLVTSPGIDASEHDIVFQALCSHIRYCSHNQLNAGHPYGAMQRTQDLARDKWDQYAFFFTKVPSPVKDHPCHVKQAGRYVTAYLKGDYYDAAHTYQEMLAFMRENALSSGEFAYKEAVLDEIAVQDAGEYITRISIRIDES; this is encoded by the coding sequence ATGCAGAAATTTAATAATCCCTGTATAAAAACAGGGGATTTTGCCAGATTATGCAATACAAACAAAAGGACATTATTCCATTACGATGACATTGGCCTTCTCAAGCCAGCCTATACCGATGAAAAGGGCTACCGCTATTATAGTGAAAGTCAATGCGACGTATTCTTTACCATTACCTGCCTGCGGGAAATCGGAATGCCGCTTAAGGATATTAAAATGTATATTGATCACAGGAATCCCGACAAGCTGAAGGTACTGCTTGAGGAGCAGCATCAAAGGGTCTGCGCGGAATTAGAACATCTAAAAAGGATCGACCAGGTGATAAAGACCAAGATCTCATTGGTGGACTTAAGCCGGACCCCCAAAGTACAGACGCCTGCCAGCCCGGTATCCATTGAAGAGATGCCGGAAGAATATCTGGTGACCAGTCCCGGAATAGATGCTTCTGAACACGACATTGTATTCCAGGCGCTTTGCAGCCACATCCGCTATTGCAGCCATAACCAGCTGAATGCAGGCCACCCATATGGAGCCATGCAGCGAACCCAGGATCTGGCCCGGGACAAGTGGGATCAGTATGCATTCTTTTTCACGAAGGTCCCCTCCCCCGTCAAGGACCATCCCTGTCATGTCAAGCAGGCAGGCCGCTATGTCACCGCTTATCTGAAGGGCGATTACTATGATGCGGCGCATACGTATCAGGAGATGCTCGCATTTATGCGGGAAAACGCTCTTTCCTCCGGCGAATTTGCCTACAAAGAGGCAGTATTGGATGAAATCGCCGTCCAGGATGCGGGAGAATATATTACAAGAATCTCGATCCGCATAGACGAATCATAA
- a CDS encoding DUF5058 family protein — MLYTEICNAVWMFLWVGLLLLAVIFQCLVFMKRAWKHALELGLQPAQIKKGLTTGITISIMPTLPVLLVLLSLMPLLGTPLPWLRLSIIGSAYYETYAASTALECVGETLQVNGYSVVGWVAAAWVMTIGGSACVLWSSLAIKPISMIYEKAEKVDMKLVLSIGSGCLAGVMAYVSVSYGFSAMSTKGVVFCISFAVGAILVFIHNKRPKARWLSDYLMTISMLVAMAAACFIF, encoded by the coding sequence ATGCTTTACACGGAAATATGTAATGCCGTATGGATGTTTTTATGGGTGGGGCTGCTGCTGCTGGCAGTTATATTCCAATGTCTTGTATTTATGAAGAGGGCATGGAAGCATGCGCTTGAACTTGGGCTTCAGCCGGCACAGATTAAGAAGGGGCTGACAACGGGAATTACCATCAGCATCATGCCGACGCTGCCTGTGCTGCTGGTGCTGCTGTCTTTGATGCCGCTTCTGGGAACGCCGCTTCCATGGCTGCGGCTTTCTATTATAGGCTCGGCCTATTATGAGACATACGCGGCATCGACGGCTCTGGAGTGCGTGGGAGAGACCTTGCAGGTCAACGGATACAGTGTTGTCGGATGGGTTGCGGCCGCCTGGGTCATGACGATCGGAGGCAGCGCCTGCGTATTATGGTCATCCCTGGCAATCAAGCCGATATCCATGATTTATGAAAAAGCGGAGAAAGTGGATATGAAGCTGGTGCTTTCCATCGGAAGCGGATGTCTGGCAGGCGTTATGGCATACGTATCTGTATCTTATGGATTCAGCGCTATGTCCACAAAAGGCGTAGTTTTCTGCATCAGTTTCGCTGTAGGGGCAATTTTGGTATTCATCCATAATAAGCGGCCGAAAGCCAGGTGGCTGTCGGATTACCTGATGACCATCAGCATGCTGGTTGCAATGGCTGCCGCCTGCTTCATCTTTTAA
- a CDS encoding lysylphosphatidylglycerol synthase transmembrane domain-containing protein, whose product MTSKKKKIANTAFLLLVFALTLYSVFKGEDFRAVMRAILKVNPWYILPGGLGVIIFIWGESIIIWYMFRTLKIHEKKWTCFLYSCVGFFFSAITPSASGGQPMQIYYMRKNKIPIPVSTLVLMIVTITYKSVLVVIGLFVAFFQRGFVHRYLEGILPVFYLGVALNVGCCIAMSVLAFHPALAKWIMMKCLKLLERLRILKHKPERTRRLSASMDQYNATAVYLRTHGKVIINVLAITFLQRFALFFVTWFVYKAFGLHGAHMYDVVMLQAVVSVSVDMLPLPGGMGISENLFLIIFKGVFTAGLLLPGMVLSRGIAYYIQLLLCAGLTLFAHLRIGRDPAVE is encoded by the coding sequence GTGACAAGCAAAAAGAAAAAGATTGCCAATACCGCATTCCTTCTGCTGGTATTCGCGCTGACGCTATACAGCGTGTTCAAAGGCGAAGATTTTAGAGCGGTCATGCGGGCAATCCTTAAGGTGAACCCCTGGTACATCCTGCCAGGAGGCCTGGGAGTCATCATCTTCATATGGGGGGAATCCATAATTATCTGGTATATGTTTCGCACGCTGAAGATCCATGAGAAGAAATGGACCTGTTTTTTATACTCCTGCGTGGGGTTCTTCTTCAGCGCCATCACGCCATCGGCAAGCGGCGGCCAGCCAATGCAGATCTATTATATGCGAAAGAATAAAATTCCCATTCCAGTATCGACATTGGTTCTGATGATTGTTACAATAACATATAAGTCAGTACTGGTAGTGATCGGTCTTTTTGTGGCGTTCTTTCAGAGAGGATTTGTTCACCGTTACTTGGAGGGGATTCTTCCGGTATTCTATCTTGGGGTAGCCCTGAACGTAGGATGCTGCATTGCCATGTCCGTTCTGGCGTTTCATCCGGCCCTGGCAAAATGGATCATGATGAAATGCCTGAAACTGCTGGAGCGATTAAGAATTCTAAAGCACAAGCCGGAACGGACGCGCAGGCTGTCCGCATCCATGGATCAGTATAATGCAACGGCGGTGTATCTTAGAACGCATGGAAAGGTTATTATAAATGTACTGGCGATTACATTTCTACAGCGGTTTGCCCTGTTTTTTGTTACTTGGTTCGTATATAAGGCTTTCGGCCTCCATGGCGCCCATATGTACGACGTGGTAATGCTGCAGGCAGTAGTATCCGTATCGGTAGATATGCTCCCGCTTCCGGGAGGGATGGGAATCAGCGAGAACCTGTTCCTGATTATTTTCAAGGGAGTATTTACAGCGGGGCTGCTGCTGCCGGGAATGGTACTCAGCAGAGGAATCGCATACTATATTCAGCTGCTGCTCTGCGCAGGCCTGACATTATTCGCCCATTTAAGGATTGGCCGGGATCCGGCTGTGGAATAA
- a CDS encoding pyridoxal phosphate-dependent aminotransferase, translated as MPQLSKRVENFTDSVIRRMTRISDEYGAINLSQGFPDFDPPKEIMDALAKAAYAGPHQYSVTYGADNFREALARKQEKAIGRKIDPDKEIVVTCGGTEAMMCAMMTICNPGDKVMVFSPFYENYGADAILSGAEPIYIPLVPPTYEFDIRLVEEGFLQGAKAIIVCNPSNPCGKVFSEEELMAIGSLAVKYDAFVVTDEVYEHMVYAPNKHVCMAALPGMYEHTITCNSLSKTYSITGWRLGYLIGPEEVIEAAKKVHDFLTVGAAAPLQEAAVAGLNFPESYYQQLLKIYTEKRDYFLAGLDRIGLEHNVPQGTYFVLIDIQKFLDLPKFQGWTDLEFCEWMIQNIGVAAVPGSSFFKEEVNHLIRLHFAREKETIDEAMERLAKLQELF; from the coding sequence ATGCCACAGTTAAGTAAAAGAGTAGAAAACTTTACAGATTCTGTAATTCGGAGAATGACAAGGATCAGTGATGAATACGGGGCGATCAACCTGTCCCAGGGATTCCCGGACTTTGACCCGCCCAAGGAGATTATGGATGCGCTGGCAAAGGCAGCCTATGCCGGGCCACATCAGTATTCGGTTACCTATGGAGCAGACAATTTCCGGGAGGCACTGGCACGGAAGCAGGAGAAGGCCATTGGGCGCAAGATTGATCCGGATAAGGAGATCGTGGTGACCTGTGGAGGCACGGAAGCCATGATGTGCGCCATGATGACCATCTGCAACCCGGGGGACAAAGTGATGGTCTTTTCGCCATTCTATGAGAATTATGGAGCGGATGCAATACTTTCAGGCGCCGAGCCTATCTACATACCACTGGTTCCGCCGACCTATGAGTTTGATATCCGGCTGGTGGAAGAAGGATTCCTGCAGGGGGCGAAGGCAATTATTGTCTGCAATCCGTCCAATCCTTGCGGAAAGGTGTTCTCAGAAGAAGAACTGATGGCGATTGGGAGCCTTGCCGTAAAATATGATGCCTTCGTAGTGACTGACGAGGTCTATGAACATATGGTTTATGCGCCCAACAAGCATGTGTGCATGGCAGCGCTGCCGGGAATGTATGAGCACACGATTACCTGCAACTCCCTGTCGAAGACATATTCCATAACCGGATGGAGGCTGGGATATCTGATCGGCCCGGAAGAAGTGATCGAGGCGGCCAAAAAGGTCCATGACTTCCTGACAGTGGGAGCGGCTGCGCCGCTTCAGGAGGCGGCGGTGGCCGGGCTTAATTTTCCAGAGTCTTATTATCAGCAGCTTCTTAAGATCTATACGGAAAAGAGGGATTATTTCCTGGCAGGCCTGGATAGAATCGGGCTAGAGCACAATGTCCCGCAGGGAACTTATTTTGTTCTTATAGATATTCAGAAATTTCTTGACCTTCCGAAGTTCCAGGGTTGGACAGATCTGGAATTCTGCGAGTGGATGATTCAGAATATTGGCGTGGCAGCCGTACCGGGCTCCAGTTTCTTCAAGGAAGAAGTCAATCATCTGATCCGCCTGCATTTTGCAAGAGAGAAGGAAACCATCGATGAAGCGATGGAAAGGCTCGCGAAATTGCAGGAACTGTTTTAG
- a CDS encoding TetR/AcrR family transcriptional regulator: MAKHEEREDLRKQIIDAAWELFYKQGYENTTVNDIVKKANTSKGGFYYYFKAKEELLNSLYAIFDREYEKFYETMDRSLDSIVQLEQLSQYVSYFIEGNVSAELLAALYQSQLAKKKQDCFLNPDRFYNRLVRKIIAEGQKKHEIREDISVEELAHHVLLLERGIIMDWCVQNGSFSLGYFGSRNFDLYIEFMRPRD; the protein is encoded by the coding sequence ATGGCAAAGCATGAAGAGAGAGAAGATTTAAGAAAGCAGATTATAGATGCAGCCTGGGAACTATTTTACAAACAGGGATATGAAAACACCACCGTCAATGATATTGTAAAGAAGGCCAATACGTCAAAAGGGGGATTTTATTATTATTTTAAGGCGAAGGAAGAACTTCTGAATTCCCTGTATGCCATTTTTGACCGGGAATATGAGAAATTCTATGAGACGATGGACAGAAGTCTGGACAGTATCGTGCAGCTTGAGCAATTGAGCCAATATGTTTCATACTTCATTGAGGGGAATGTATCTGCGGAACTTCTGGCGGCATTATATCAGTCCCAGCTGGCCAAGAAGAAGCAGGACTGCTTCCTGAATCCTGACCGGTTTTATAACAGGCTGGTAAGGAAGATTATTGCCGAGGGTCAGAAAAAGCATGAGATCCGGGAGGATATTTCGGTAGAAGAACTTGCACATCATGTACTGCTTTTGGAAAGAGGCATCATTATGGATTGGTGCGTGCAGAACGGTTCCTTTTCCCTGGGGTATTTTGGGAGCAGGAACTTTGATCTGTACATTGAATTCATGAGGCCAAGAGACTAG
- a CDS encoding iron-containing alcohol dehydrogenase family protein — protein MNSYTVCFANYTIGADAYENVADLCQIYGTRILLIGGSKALGAGKEKLEDAIRESVLTIAETVEYGNDCTYAWIEKWADYARELDVDMIFGMGGGKALDTAKGAAEKAGLPVFTFPTTAATCAATTALSVVYREDGNFDSFYFYERPAIHCFIDTQIIAESPAAYLRAGMGDTIGKHFECHFAARGDKLSHSSALGREISNLCYGPILEHGEQALADCRKNLATHALEQVILANIVSTGLVSLLVIDDYNCAVAHSVYYGLVLLEGFEERYLHGDVVAYGVLVQLAIDGDEAKMIELKRFMERLGIPSTLKDMGVEVKREHLEAVLKETVAGPDMEHIPYEITEDMVFEAMQKVERI, from the coding sequence ATGAATTCATATACAGTATGTTTTGCGAATTATACCATTGGCGCGGATGCGTATGAGAATGTGGCTGACCTATGCCAGATCTATGGAACGCGTATTCTGCTGATTGGAGGGAGCAAGGCCCTTGGGGCGGGGAAAGAAAAACTTGAAGACGCAATCAGGGAATCCGTCTTGACAATCGCAGAGACGGTTGAGTACGGAAACGACTGCACCTATGCGTGGATAGAAAAATGGGCGGATTATGCCAGGGAATTAGACGTAGACATGATCTTTGGAATGGGCGGAGGAAAGGCGCTTGATACAGCCAAAGGAGCAGCCGAAAAAGCCGGCCTTCCTGTATTTACGTTTCCTACTACCGCAGCCACCTGCGCTGCTACGACAGCACTGTCCGTGGTGTACAGGGAGGATGGCAATTTTGACAGTTTTTACTTCTATGAGCGTCCAGCCATACATTGCTTTATTGATACGCAGATCATCGCAGAATCACCGGCTGCCTATTTAAGAGCCGGGATGGGGGACACGATAGGGAAGCATTTTGAATGTCATTTTGCGGCCAGGGGAGATAAACTCTCGCACAGTTCGGCGTTGGGGCGGGAGATCAGCAATCTCTGCTATGGGCCGATTCTTGAACATGGCGAGCAGGCATTGGCAGACTGCAGAAAGAATCTTGCGACGCATGCGCTGGAACAGGTCATACTGGCGAACATTGTAAGCACAGGGCTGGTGTCATTGCTGGTGATCGACGATTATAACTGTGCGGTTGCCCATTCCGTATACTATGGACTGGTGCTGCTTGAGGGATTTGAAGAGAGGTATCTTCATGGAGACGTGGTTGCCTATGGCGTCCTGGTACAGCTGGCGATCGATGGAGACGAGGCAAAGATGATAGAACTGAAGCGGTTTATGGAAAGGCTTGGGATTCCATCTACGTTAAAGGACATGGGCGTAGAAGTAAAGCGGGAGCATCTGGAGGCAGTGCTCAAAGAGACGGTCGCGGGGCCGGATATGGAGCACATTCCCTATGAGATAACGGAAGACATGGTGTTTGAAGCGATGCAGAAAGTCGAGCGAATATAA
- a CDS encoding YjiH family protein, producing the protein MEITMETRKVNTKNLLKFILCSGFGVLMFLVPIPQGDSFTTLLDFLKSGLKGLFGESLSYIVVGTLVLSAVVSIVDMIAKPDVIRNNHYLKKAFSTTPFYLASKIVGAVIACMVVFGVGPEMIISADTGTSIIDLCGTLFCIVISFSFILPFLTDCGIMEFLGVLLRPVVRPLFHVPGRASVDLMASWFGASNAAVILTREQYMKGFYTKREAGYIMTNFSIVSIPFCLLIANTVGIDYLFPAFYLCICVVGVVLAIIIARIPPISRIPDTYRKKTGKQLNEEVPDEKNVFAYAVEMSCARAEKFSLRTVLSGGFEVVMGMLFDLIPIVAAWGTIALIIATYTPVFKWLSYPMGMYMSLFGVEEAFAVAPATLVGFADMFIPALLITGIASVKTKFIIGVLSLVQIIYLTEVGTIIIKSEIPLNLWKLFVIFLERTLIAIPVIVLMANLLI; encoded by the coding sequence ATGGAAATTACAATGGAGACTAGAAAAGTTAATACAAAAAACCTGCTGAAATTCATCCTGTGCTCAGGATTTGGCGTTCTGATGTTCCTGGTGCCTATTCCGCAGGGGGATTCCTTCACTACGCTGCTGGATTTCCTGAAGTCCGGCCTGAAAGGCCTCTTTGGCGAAAGCCTAAGCTATATCGTAGTGGGCACTCTGGTATTGTCGGCAGTGGTAAGTATCGTGGACATGATTGCCAAGCCGGACGTTATTCGGAACAATCATTATCTGAAGAAGGCATTTTCAACCACGCCCTTTTACCTGGCCTCTAAGATCGTGGGGGCAGTCATTGCCTGCATGGTGGTGTTTGGAGTTGGGCCTGAGATGATTATTTCCGCAGATACAGGGACGTCCATTATTGATCTGTGCGGCACGCTGTTCTGTATCGTAATCTCCTTTAGCTTCATCCTGCCATTTCTGACTGATTGCGGAATTATGGAGTTTCTCGGCGTCCTGCTAAGGCCTGTAGTGCGTCCGCTGTTCCATGTGCCGGGCCGGGCATCCGTGGATCTGATGGCATCCTGGTTCGGAGCCTCCAACGCGGCGGTCATACTGACCAGAGAACAGTATATGAAAGGATTTTATACTAAGAGGGAGGCGGGGTACATTATGACCAACTTCTCGATCGTATCTATCCCGTTCTGCCTGCTGATTGCAAATACAGTCGGGATTGACTATCTGTTTCCGGCCTTTTATCTGTGCATCTGCGTGGTTGGAGTCGTTCTTGCGATCATCATTGCCAGGATACCTCCGATCAGCAGGATACCAGATACCTATCGCAAGAAGACGGGAAAGCAGCTCAATGAAGAAGTGCCGGACGAAAAAAATGTATTTGCCTATGCAGTGGAGATGAGCTGCGCCCGCGCGGAAAAGTTCAGCTTAAGGACGGTGCTGTCCGGAGGATTTGAAGTGGTTATGGGCATGCTGTTCGATCTGATTCCAATTGTGGCGGCATGGGGAACGATCGCCCTGATTATTGCCACCTACACGCCTGTATTCAAATGGCTTTCCTATCCGATGGGAATGTATATGAGCCTGTTTGGCGTGGAAGAGGCATTTGCCGTAGCGCCTGCCACCCTGGTGGGATTCGCGGATATGTTCATTCCGGCCCTTTTGATCACAGGCATAGCATCTGTAAAAACGAAGTTTATCATTGGCGTGCTGTCCCTGGTGCAGATCATTTATCTGACGGAGGTTGGGACGATTATTATCAAGAGCGAGATACCACTGAATCTGTGGAAGCTTTTTGTCATATTTCTGGAACGGACGCTGATTGCCATTCCGGTAATCGTCCTGATGGCGAACCTTCTGATCTGA
- a CDS encoding CDP-alcohol phosphatidyltransferase family protein, with protein sequence MIGYYNYTVVLTYISLASSVFGMTQAIHGRFKTAILCLAISGLCDMFDGKIARTKKDRTEDEKAFGIQIDSLCDVVCFGAFPALICYLLGVRGPIGIAAIILYCVNSVVRLAYFNVMEAKNALVTETGEKYYRGLPITSMAIVLPLVFMVQFFVPDYIFRLCLFLALIIVGILFVVDFKLKKPNNATLAVLVAVVGVAVLIMLIFTNYRISFHAGWPWFTRWVH encoded by the coding sequence ATGATAGGATATTATAATTACACGGTAGTATTAACGTATATAAGCCTTGCCTCTTCCGTATTCGGAATGACGCAGGCAATTCACGGCAGGTTCAAGACGGCAATCCTGTGCCTTGCGATCTCGGGACTGTGCGACATGTTTGACGGGAAGATCGCACGTACTAAGAAAGACAGGACCGAGGATGAGAAGGCCTTTGGAATTCAGATCGACTCGCTGTGCGATGTAGTCTGCTTCGGCGCGTTCCCGGCGCTGATCTGCTATCTGCTGGGAGTGCGCGGACCGATTGGAATTGCGGCGATCATCCTGTACTGCGTTAATTCCGTAGTAAGGCTGGCATATTTTAACGTGATGGAAGCCAAGAATGCGCTGGTGACGGAGACTGGGGAGAAATACTACCGCGGGCTGCCGATTACATCCATGGCGATCGTGCTTCCGCTGGTATTTATGGTACAGTTCTTCGTGCCAGATTACATATTCCGGCTTTGCCTGTTTTTGGCGCTGATTATCGTAGGCATCCTGTTTGTAGTAGATTTCAAGCTGAAGAAGCCCAATAATGCCACCTTGGCAGTCTTGGTAGCAGTGGTTGGCGTTGCCGTGCTGATCATGCTGATTTTTACCAATTACCGGATCAGTTTTCACGCAGGATGGCCCTGGTTCACAAGATGGGTGCACTAG
- the cysK gene encoding cysteine synthase A yields MIYNDVLEAVGNTPLIRLNRMTGPDEAEVLVKFEAVNVGGSIKTRTAMNMIEAAEKKGLIHKDTIIVEPTSGNQGIGLALIGAVKGYKTVIIMPDSVSEERRKLVKNYGAQVILIHDAGNIGDCIAKCMETALSMAKEDPNVYVPQQFENEANSAAHREQTAKEILEQAGKPIHGFCSGIGTGGTITGIGEALKAANPDMEIWAIEPENAAILSGKEVGSHLQMGIGDGVIPAILNQKIYDDIVIVTDEEAVKTAKELAAKEGLMCGISSGTNVAAALRLAKKLGPGKTVVTILADTAERYFSTPLFD; encoded by the coding sequence ATGATATACAATGATGTATTAGAAGCAGTGGGAAATACTCCCCTCATCCGCCTGAACAGGATGACGGGGCCGGATGAGGCAGAAGTTCTGGTAAAGTTCGAAGCGGTGAATGTAGGCGGATCCATCAAGACGCGCACAGCTATGAATATGATTGAAGCAGCCGAGAAGAAAGGGCTTATTCATAAGGACACGATTATCGTAGAGCCGACCAGTGGAAACCAGGGGATCGGCCTGGCTCTTATCGGCGCGGTAAAGGGATATAAGACGGTGATCATTATGCCGGATTCTGTCAGCGAGGAGAGAAGAAAGCTGGTGAAGAATTACGGCGCGCAGGTCATCCTGATCCATGATGCGGGGAATATAGGCGACTGCATTGCAAAGTGCATGGAGACGGCGCTTTCTATGGCAAAGGAAGATCCAAACGTATATGTGCCACAGCAGTTTGAAAATGAAGCGAACAGCGCAGCACACAGGGAACAGACGGCAAAGGAAATCCTGGAGCAGGCAGGAAAGCCGATCCATGGCTTCTGCTCCGGCATTGGAACAGGCGGAACCATCACCGGTATCGGCGAAGCCCTTAAGGCAGCAAATCCGGATATGGAGATCTGGGCCATCGAGCCTGAGAATGCCGCGATATTGTCCGGCAAAGAGGTGGGATCCCATCTGCAGATGGGAATCGGCGATGGAGTTATACCAGCCATACTGAACCAGAAGATCTATGATGATATCGTGATTGTCACAGATGAGGAGGCAGTGAAGACGGCAAAGGAGCTGGCGGCAAAGGAAGGCCTTATGTGCGGCATCTCCAGCGGAACCAATGTGGCAGCAGCCCTTCGCCTCGCGAAAAAGCTGGGGCCCGGAAAGACGGTTGTGACCATATTAGCAGACACTGCCGAGAGGTATTTCTCAACGCCGTTGTTTGACTAG